The proteins below are encoded in one region of Pseudomonas sp. SCB32:
- a CDS encoding DUF3304 domain-containing protein, translated as MKRRWVGNMLLHWLTGILSLTLTGCSTASSKDEPLAGNIQTVNHTLHGINWLKVNGYQADGGGGVSCCIVMPATWRPGLKATIEWEVDPDPYADAPPLGTDEFRAFMAKHEEGYRRYSEVVDIPMWEGTKRCGLQVHLLVCNKVKVTTSCWGYGSPSNPIKEPLDMKEPTVCPK; from the coding sequence ATGAAGAGACGATGGGTTGGAAATATGTTACTGCATTGGCTGACTGGAATTCTCAGCCTTACGCTGACCGGCTGTTCTACTGCGAGCAGTAAAGATGAGCCTTTAGCAGGAAATATCCAGACGGTGAACCATACACTGCATGGTATCAATTGGTTGAAGGTCAATGGCTATCAAGCGGACGGCGGAGGAGGTGTTTCCTGCTGCATTGTTATGCCTGCAACTTGGCGGCCTGGACTCAAGGCAACAATTGAGTGGGAAGTCGACCCTGATCCTTACGCGGACGCACCTCCACTGGGCACTGATGAGTTTAGAGCGTTCATGGCTAAACATGAGGAAGGTTATCGTCGCTACAGTGAAGTCGTTGATATCCCTATGTGGGAGGGGACCAAACGCTGCGGTCTTCAAGTCCACCTTTTAGTATGTAATAAAGTCAAGGTCACGACTTCCTGTTGGGGGTATGGATCACCCAGCAACCCAATTAAGGAGCCTCTGGACATGAAGGAGCCCACAGTATGTCCGAAGTGA
- a CDS encoding DUF2235 domain-containing protein → MSEVSQDKEKVWGAPAFPPSGRLPSDPCYVSDNYDKQCLEEKLYRQQCNEGGQKQHSDCCRSLHISFFFDGTNNNNKNDTAEGHPTNIAKLFHASLRGSKAQDRGYFSYYMPGVGTAFPEIGEFDYSEEGLKYATGGEGRINWALVQLASALSYALNDKQGIDDAVAKTKVEAMGTPGFPPGMIVLGGGRRRSVMNSLLEGLRAKIEKAKPRVLGVKLYVYGFSRGAAEARAFVTWLSELFETPKGKDLPEQSLIGLPVSVEFLGLLDTVASVGIAHAAPFFAGHMDWADNTQLLPCAEKYPLFVKQCRHFVAAFEQRSCFPLDSIRDEKGKYPAKSFEVVYPGVHSDVGGGYPKNDQGKARGGTHELISQVALHDIYAEAFAAGAPLQVPKSSMPAYLLSTQPWRQMDLATQKEFDISPLVVERFNAWRIATLQGVTSEVSKNQKPWEYKPVPLGQTVEAVLADQLGWITGWRIGRYANDEGGDKDSYKDQDFFKEAREDDRYKESVDRKENETQKKTAEGYRLQKPAEAVNYPGPPIYEPVLDHTQISQAAAEFKADYYDLKREQTSWQGTLLDVVLRDTAYLLNEDDERKARETLKAVGKARSQRLFRDNRGTPSDDPTLALLVALFDDQIHDSRAWFMYDAMKTRELWAGYFFYRMIYFGNDNSAALTPVMIAGRILGVVMIAGATVYGIRLMRGNVLKGAAGGLLGAAGGVLLAGVAYQVIDVATGAVVPFVPGAADLLQPTTHIGAVASALKQQIGQEDYLSRLDRTTAMLRESGNLFELDKGVA, encoded by the coding sequence ATGTCCGAAGTGAGTCAGGATAAGGAAAAAGTCTGGGGGGCTCCTGCGTTTCCTCCGTCTGGACGTCTGCCAAGTGATCCATGCTATGTTTCTGATAATTACGACAAGCAGTGCCTTGAGGAGAAGCTGTACAGACAGCAATGTAATGAAGGCGGGCAAAAACAGCATTCGGACTGCTGTCGCAGCCTCCATATTAGTTTCTTCTTCGATGGCACCAACAACAATAACAAGAATGACACGGCGGAAGGGCATCCGACCAATATCGCCAAGCTTTTCCATGCATCGCTGAGAGGGTCTAAAGCACAGGACAGAGGATACTTCTCCTATTACATGCCGGGCGTTGGCACAGCCTTCCCTGAAATTGGCGAATTCGATTACAGCGAGGAGGGTTTGAAGTACGCGACCGGAGGTGAAGGCCGAATCAACTGGGCCCTTGTGCAGTTGGCCAGCGCTTTGTCCTATGCCCTGAATGACAAGCAGGGCATCGATGACGCGGTAGCTAAAACCAAAGTCGAAGCCATGGGTACGCCGGGCTTCCCACCAGGCATGATCGTACTGGGAGGGGGCAGGCGGCGCAGCGTGATGAACAGCCTTTTAGAGGGCTTGCGCGCCAAAATCGAGAAAGCCAAGCCGCGCGTGCTTGGGGTCAAACTCTATGTCTACGGCTTCTCACGCGGGGCGGCGGAGGCACGCGCCTTTGTCACCTGGCTGAGTGAGTTGTTCGAAACGCCCAAGGGCAAGGATCTGCCGGAGCAGAGCCTGATTGGACTGCCGGTGAGCGTGGAGTTTCTGGGCCTGCTGGATACCGTGGCGTCGGTGGGTATTGCCCATGCCGCACCTTTCTTCGCTGGGCATATGGATTGGGCGGACAATACCCAATTGCTGCCCTGCGCGGAGAAATACCCGCTGTTCGTCAAGCAATGTCGTCACTTCGTGGCGGCGTTCGAGCAGCGCTCGTGCTTCCCGTTGGATTCAATCCGCGACGAGAAGGGCAAGTACCCCGCCAAGAGTTTCGAGGTGGTCTATCCCGGTGTGCACTCTGATGTGGGCGGTGGATATCCGAAAAATGACCAGGGCAAGGCTCGCGGTGGGACTCACGAACTGATTTCCCAGGTGGCCTTGCACGATATTTATGCAGAGGCTTTTGCGGCTGGAGCTCCTTTGCAGGTACCTAAATCTTCGATGCCCGCTTACTTGCTATCGACGCAGCCTTGGCGGCAGATGGACCTTGCCACTCAAAAGGAATTCGATATCAGTCCTCTGGTTGTCGAGCGCTTCAACGCCTGGCGTATCGCAACCCTGCAGGGCGTGACCTCAGAGGTATCCAAGAACCAGAAGCCCTGGGAGTACAAACCGGTCCCGCTGGGCCAAACGGTAGAGGCGGTGCTAGCCGATCAGTTGGGATGGATCACCGGTTGGCGTATCGGCCGTTATGCCAATGACGAGGGTGGCGACAAGGACAGCTACAAGGACCAAGACTTCTTCAAGGAAGCTCGAGAGGATGATCGGTACAAGGAGAGTGTGGACCGCAAGGAAAACGAAACGCAGAAAAAAACTGCCGAAGGTTATCGGTTGCAGAAACCGGCCGAAGCGGTGAACTACCCCGGCCCGCCCATCTACGAGCCGGTGCTCGATCATACCCAGATCAGCCAGGCCGCCGCAGAATTCAAGGCGGACTACTACGACCTCAAGCGCGAGCAGACCAGTTGGCAGGGGACGCTACTGGATGTGGTGTTGCGGGATACCGCGTACCTGCTCAATGAAGATGATGAACGCAAGGCCCGCGAGACGCTGAAGGCCGTGGGGAAAGCGCGCAGCCAACGGCTCTTCCGCGATAACCGGGGCACGCCCAGCGATGATCCGACCCTGGCCCTGCTGGTGGCGCTGTTCGATGACCAGATCCACGACTCACGCGCCTGGTTCATGTACGACGCGATGAAGACCCGCGAACTATGGGCCGGGTACTTCTTCTACCGGATGATCTACTTCGGCAACGACAACAGCGCCGCGCTGACGCCGGTAATGATCGCCGGGCGGATTCTGGGCGTAGTGATGATTGCCGGCGCCACGGTGTATGGCATTCGCCTGATGCGCGGCAATGTACTCAAGGGCGCAGCAGGCGGCTTGTTGGGCGCGGCGGGAGGGGTATTGCTTGCAGGGGTAGCCTACCAGGTGATCGACGTGGCCACCGGCGCCGTGGTGCCCTTCGTGCCTGGCGCGGCGGACCTGCTCCAACCCACCACGCATATCGGCGCGGTGGCCAGCGCACTCAAGCAGCAGATCGGCCAGGAGGACTACCTGTCGCGGCTGGACCGCACCACCGCCATGCTGCGTGAGTCAGGCAACCTGTTCGAGCTCGACAAGGGGGTGGCCTGA
- a CDS encoding PAAR domain-containing protein, which produces MLPLVRQGDPLRPFGGEVLDGHYLAFGKPVAFVGGRARCKKHGMTQIVEGGSLSTVRGKAVALDGYRCACGCQVLSTLPGSKMIVKP; this is translated from the coding sequence ATGTTGCCGCTGGTCCGTCAGGGCGACCCGCTGCGCCCGTTTGGGGGAGAGGTGCTGGACGGCCACTACCTGGCCTTCGGTAAACCGGTGGCCTTCGTCGGCGGCCGGGCCCGCTGCAAGAAGCACGGCATGACGCAGATCGTCGAGGGCGGTTCGCTCTCCACGGTGCGTGGCAAGGCGGTGGCGCTGGATGGCTACCGTTGCGCCTGCGGCTGCCAGGTGCTGAGCACGTTGCCGGGCAGCAAGATGATCGTCAAACCATGA
- a CDS encoding ImcF-related family protein: MVVDRASSLRSAFGAGLVYCLVVALLVVLGGLLYFLFGDWLELPKLPLKVLLLRGLGIWLVLCLFCPVYLKAWKALAVGQAVQETGDAEPEEEAASTSSKADQALGVREHLRDAFGFFWRRHVRVLLVVGEPDEIDAVAPGLANAQWQEGQGTLLLWGGSLKGEWESPWPNSLRQLSWRRPLDGIVWAMTGEQAGNVEQLVGGVRHLQGMARTLRWRAPLYLWQVRRSSWEQVGRVSQSAGCLLPSPVTAQHIESTLRQLVMPLRERGLEQLNQSRSHDFLLRLARDLEFNGITQWRDALMPLLPSFARGVPLRGLLFGAPRKPAAESTRKNSWWPSADWDFIREDRQVRAGSLGWTWLRGARVAALCLAGLCALAVLLSFASNRAQIATVETALATIGQPGNPDAQLTALSELAREIARLDYRRAHGVPWYQRFGMSQNDALLASLWPRYAQANNRLMRDVAAKHLEQQLTELAALPADSPERASRAEEAHAQLKAYLMMARPEKADAAFLTKVLTESEPARPGVAPGLWQGVSPNLWAFYAQHLAAHPEWRITAQPALVAQARQVLLGQLGQRNGVANLYQQVLDQAGNNYAAMSLMEMVGETDASSLFDTPNTVPGVFTRQAWEGQVRKAIDEVAEARREEIDWVLSDQQSSIDRELKPEVLKAQLTELYFQDFSGAWLAFLNSIRWRQASNLSDAISQLTLLSDVRQSPLIALMNTLAYQGKTEVKGEALADSLMKSAQQLLEKDKQPAIDQKSAEPRGPLDSTFGPLLALLGKDKGAAANGDDSLSLQAFLTRVTRVRLKLQQVTNASDPQVATQALAQTVFQGKSIDLTDTLDYGDLIAASLGAEWSGFGQNIFVQPLSQAWEGVLQPSSQSLNRQWQRAVVTNWNQAFNGRYPFAATGSDASLPMLGQMIRAESGRIDQFISTQLSGVLHKEGNRWVPDSANTQGLHFNPQFLKAVNQLGELADILYTDGGMGMTFQLQAKPVRNVVETTLILDGVPLEYFNQMESWQHFTWPGGTDHPGASLSWTSIKAGARLFGDYSGTWGLIRLLEQAKVTTLDDSNTRFELVLTAPDKLPLTWQMRTELGNGPLALLQLRGFKLPANIFDVRGGQAAPYAVADSWE; this comes from the coding sequence ATGGTGGTTGATAGGGCGAGCAGCCTGCGTTCGGCTTTCGGTGCAGGGTTGGTGTATTGCCTGGTGGTGGCGCTGCTGGTGGTGTTGGGCGGGCTGCTGTACTTCCTGTTTGGCGACTGGCTGGAGTTGCCCAAACTGCCGTTGAAGGTGTTGCTGCTGCGTGGGCTGGGAATCTGGCTGGTGCTCTGTCTGTTCTGCCCTGTCTATCTGAAGGCCTGGAAAGCCTTGGCGGTCGGGCAGGCCGTGCAGGAGACCGGTGACGCGGAACCGGAGGAAGAGGCGGCGTCCACGTCGTCCAAGGCGGACCAGGCATTGGGGGTGCGCGAGCATCTGCGCGATGCCTTTGGCTTCTTCTGGCGCCGGCACGTCCGCGTGCTGCTGGTGGTCGGCGAGCCGGACGAGATCGATGCCGTGGCGCCGGGGCTGGCCAACGCCCAATGGCAGGAAGGGCAGGGCACGCTGCTGTTGTGGGGCGGCAGTCTGAAGGGCGAGTGGGAAAGCCCATGGCCGAATAGCCTGCGCCAATTGTCCTGGCGACGTCCGCTGGATGGTATCGTCTGGGCCATGACAGGGGAACAGGCCGGCAATGTGGAGCAGCTTGTCGGTGGCGTGCGCCACCTTCAGGGCATGGCCCGTACGCTGCGCTGGCGGGCACCGCTCTACCTCTGGCAGGTGCGCCGCAGCTCATGGGAGCAGGTAGGGCGCGTCAGTCAGTCGGCGGGTTGCCTGTTGCCCTCGCCCGTCACCGCGCAGCACATCGAAAGCACGCTGCGCCAGTTGGTAATGCCCTTGCGCGAGCGGGGACTGGAGCAGTTAAACCAGTCGCGCTCCCATGATTTTCTGCTGCGCCTGGCCCGCGACCTGGAATTCAACGGTATCACCCAATGGCGTGATGCTCTAATGCCCTTGCTGCCGAGCTTCGCCCGAGGCGTGCCCTTGCGTGGCCTGCTGTTTGGCGCGCCGCGGAAGCCTGCCGCCGAGTCCACGCGGAAGAACAGTTGGTGGCCATCGGCGGACTGGGACTTCATACGCGAGGATCGCCAAGTGCGGGCCGGTAGCTTGGGCTGGACTTGGTTGCGCGGCGCACGCGTCGCCGCGCTCTGCCTCGCCGGCCTCTGTGCCCTGGCCGTGCTGCTGTCGTTCGCCAGCAACCGCGCGCAGATCGCTACCGTGGAAACAGCGCTAGCCACCATCGGCCAGCCCGGTAACCCGGATGCGCAACTCACCGCCCTGAGCGAACTGGCCCGTGAGATTGCCCGCCTGGACTACCGGCGCGCGCATGGTGTGCCCTGGTACCAGCGCTTTGGAATGAGTCAGAACGATGCCTTGCTGGCCTCGCTGTGGCCACGTTACGCCCAGGCCAACAATCGCCTGATGCGTGACGTGGCGGCGAAGCACCTGGAGCAGCAGCTGACGGAGCTCGCCGCCTTGCCGGCGGACAGCCCCGAGCGTGCGTCGCGTGCGGAAGAGGCCCATGCCCAGCTTAAGGCCTACCTGATGATGGCGCGGCCGGAAAAGGCCGATGCAGCCTTCCTGACTAAGGTGCTGACAGAATCAGAACCCGCTCGTCCCGGCGTGGCACCGGGCCTGTGGCAAGGCGTGTCGCCCAACCTGTGGGCCTTCTACGCGCAGCACCTGGCGGCGCACCCCGAGTGGCGCATCACTGCCCAACCGGCGCTGGTGGCCCAGGCTCGGCAGGTGCTGCTGGGGCAGTTGGGCCAGCGCAATGGAGTGGCTAACCTGTACCAGCAGGTGCTCGACCAGGCGGGCAACAACTACGCGGCGATGAGCCTGATGGAAATGGTCGGCGAGACCGACGCATCGAGCCTGTTCGATACCCCCAATACGGTGCCGGGAGTGTTCACCCGTCAGGCCTGGGAGGGGCAGGTGCGCAAGGCGATCGATGAGGTGGCCGAGGCACGCCGCGAGGAAATCGACTGGGTGTTGAGCGATCAGCAGAGCAGCATCGACAGAGAACTGAAGCCCGAGGTACTCAAGGCCCAGTTGACCGAGCTCTACTTCCAGGACTTCAGCGGCGCGTGGCTGGCGTTCCTCAACAGCATCCGCTGGCGCCAGGCGAGCAACCTGTCCGATGCCATCAGCCAGCTCACCCTGCTCAGCGACGTGCGCCAATCGCCGCTGATCGCGCTGATGAATACCCTGGCCTACCAGGGCAAGACCGAGGTCAAGGGCGAGGCGCTGGCCGACTCGCTGATGAAGTCGGCGCAGCAATTGCTGGAGAAGGACAAGCAGCCGGCGATCGATCAGAAGTCGGCTGAACCGCGTGGCCCGCTGGACAGCACCTTCGGTCCACTGCTAGCCCTGCTCGGCAAGGACAAGGGCGCGGCCGCGAACGGCGACGACAGTCTGAGTCTGCAAGCCTTCCTCACCCGCGTGACCCGCGTGCGCCTGAAGCTCCAGCAGGTCACCAATGCCAGCGATCCGCAGGTTGCCACCCAGGCGTTGGCGCAGACGGTGTTCCAGGGTAAGAGCATCGACCTCACCGACACCCTCGACTATGGCGACCTGATCGCCGCCAGCCTGGGGGCGGAGTGGAGCGGCTTTGGTCAGAACATCTTCGTGCAACCGCTCAGCCAAGCGTGGGAGGGCGTGCTGCAGCCTTCCTCGCAGAGCCTAAACCGCCAGTGGCAGCGGGCGGTCGTGACCAACTGGAATCAGGCCTTCAATGGTCGCTATCCGTTCGCCGCCACCGGCAGCGACGCCTCGCTGCCGATGCTGGGTCAGATGATACGGGCCGAGAGCGGGCGGATTGATCAGTTCATCAGTACCCAACTGAGCGGCGTACTGCACAAGGAGGGCAACCGTTGGGTACCGGACAGCGCCAATACTCAGGGGCTGCACTTCAATCCACAGTTCCTCAAGGCGGTCAATCAACTGGGTGAGCTGGCGGACATCCTCTACACCGATGGCGGCATGGGGATGACCTTCCAGCTCCAGGCCAAGCCCGTGCGCAATGTGGTGGAGACGACCCTCATCCTCGACGGCGTGCCCCTGGAGTACTTCAACCAAATGGAGAGTTGGCAGCACTTCACCTGGCCGGGTGGTACTGACCATCCGGGCGCCTCGCTGAGCTGGACCAGCATCAAGGCTGGGGCACGACTGTTCGGCGACTACTCCGGCACCTGGGGCCTGATCCGCCTGCTCGAACAGGCCAAGGTCACCACTCTGGACGACAGCAACACGCGCTTTGAACTAGTGCTGACCGCGCCGGATAAGCTGCCTTTGACTTGGCAGATGCGCACCGAGTTGGGCAACGGCCCGCTGGCTTTGCTGCAGCTGCGGGGTTTCAAGCTACCAGCAAATATCTTCGATGTGAGGGGAGGGCAAGCGGCTCCCTACGCCGTGGCCGACTCATGGGAATAG
- a CDS encoding contractile injection system protein, VgrG/Pvc8 family produces MLNQLRTLFDHSWHSLRVDGLDAQLDVLAFEGHEELSETFRYGIEVTSPQLNIPAESLRGKDGIFNLREAPPEFTLRGYTPPVVPPLCTPHGVTTGFKRLSASRDEAQYELTLEPRLTLLDNGCQFHIYLACDLYPSALRDLVPSLPPHEPNQGWVCSLASRPNAQAT; encoded by the coding sequence ATGCTTAACCAGCTCCGCACGCTTTTCGACCATAGCTGGCACTCCCTCCGTGTCGATGGCCTCGATGCGCAATTGGATGTATTGGCCTTCGAGGGCCACGAGGAGCTAAGCGAAACCTTCCGCTATGGCATCGAAGTCACCAGTCCTCAATTGAATATTCCTGCTGAGAGCCTGCGCGGCAAGGATGGCATCTTCAACCTTCGCGAGGCGCCTCCTGAGTTCACCCTTCGTGGTTACACACCACCCGTGGTACCACCGCTGTGCACGCCGCACGGCGTGACCACCGGATTCAAACGCCTGTCGGCATCGCGTGACGAGGCACAGTACGAGCTAACCCTCGAACCGCGCCTGACCCTGCTCGATAACGGCTGCCAGTTCCACATCTACCTGGCGTGCGATCTATATCCCAGTGCGCTCAGGGACTTGGTGCCCAGTCTGCCACCACATGAGCCTAACCAAGGCTGGGTCTGCAGCTTGGCATCGAGACCAAACGCACAAGCCACGTGA
- the tssA gene encoding type VI secretion system protein TssA, whose amino-acid sequence MSLKGLISTCLEGQDAVALAQTQATAWDPWLAAISADALAGEDPGYDDDFQFMREEVNKLSGADVERVIGLAEQLLKQRCKDLRIATYYLWARTQRDGEAGLADGLELLAALLERFGEQVLPERPNSRRMALEWVASGKVLDSLSLFPEVVKAEAQRTVAALAWLEQIFSSWPEINRPALGSLYSALAARLTQSGGVNALVPQNSAAHTEPTPHSAAPVLSAIKSGRDLLDSGKALASYLRDQPQGWLAAHRLLTSLRWDTVHQSPPQEANGHTRLVPPRTEYRAQLKRLYLQQSWTELLDQVERMYAEGVNHFWLDLQWYLCQSLSKLGVPYEGWADIIKRDLGMFLERLPGIEQLRWSDGTPFADEPTREWIIQQVSGNKPAQWMSTAVTTTAVVDDVLALESEALAQADSDGVEAALAWLAARPDATTGRQRWLLRLLMARVAEQYGKSDLAIHLLSELDAVAQQQGLSAWEPGLGFEVKARLLKLLRQKSQRSDADKTTLARRMEGLLAALVAIDPVRSAVLCG is encoded by the coding sequence ATGAGTTTGAAAGGCTTGATTTCGACTTGCCTGGAGGGGCAGGACGCTGTGGCATTGGCGCAGACCCAGGCGACGGCCTGGGATCCTTGGTTGGCCGCGATCAGTGCCGATGCGCTGGCGGGGGAGGACCCCGGCTATGACGATGACTTCCAGTTCATGCGCGAGGAGGTCAATAAGCTCTCCGGTGCGGATGTGGAGCGAGTCATCGGGCTGGCGGAGCAACTGCTCAAACAGCGCTGCAAGGATTTGCGCATTGCCACCTATTACCTCTGGGCGCGTACGCAACGCGATGGTGAGGCGGGTCTCGCCGATGGTCTGGAGTTGCTGGCGGCACTGCTCGAACGATTCGGCGAACAGGTGTTGCCGGAGCGCCCGAACAGCCGGCGCATGGCCCTGGAATGGGTGGCCAGCGGCAAGGTACTGGACAGCCTGTCGCTGTTCCCCGAGGTGGTCAAGGCGGAGGCGCAGCGCACAGTGGCTGCGCTGGCCTGGTTGGAACAGATCTTTTCCAGTTGGCCGGAAATCAACCGTCCAGCCCTAGGATCGCTGTATTCGGCACTGGCTGCTCGCCTCACCCAATCGGGCGGCGTGAATGCGCTGGTTCCGCAAAATAGCGCGGCGCACACCGAACCCACGCCACACTCGGCGGCGCCGGTGCTGTCGGCGATCAAGTCCGGCCGTGACCTGCTGGACAGCGGTAAGGCCCTGGCCAGCTATTTGCGTGATCAGCCCCAGGGTTGGTTGGCCGCCCATCGCCTGTTGACCAGCCTTCGCTGGGACACGGTGCATCAATCGCCACCGCAGGAGGCCAACGGTCATACCCGCCTGGTACCTCCACGCACGGAGTACCGAGCGCAACTAAAGCGCCTATACCTGCAGCAGAGTTGGACCGAATTGCTGGACCAAGTGGAGCGCATGTATGCCGAAGGGGTGAACCACTTCTGGCTGGACCTGCAGTGGTACCTCTGCCAGAGCCTGAGCAAGCTGGGCGTTCCCTATGAGGGCTGGGCGGACATCATCAAGCGCGACCTGGGCATGTTCCTTGAACGCCTGCCGGGCATCGAACAGTTGCGCTGGAGCGATGGCACGCCCTTCGCCGATGAGCCTACGCGCGAATGGATCATCCAGCAGGTGAGTGGCAATAAGCCGGCTCAATGGATGTCTACTGCCGTCACGACCACTGCCGTGGTGGACGACGTTCTGGCTCTGGAAAGCGAAGCCCTGGCCCAGGCTGACAGCGATGGGGTCGAGGCCGCCCTGGCCTGGCTGGCCGCGCGCCCGGATGCGACGACCGGGCGGCAGCGTTGGCTGCTGCGCCTGCTGATGGCGCGGGTGGCCGAGCAGTATGGCAAGAGCGACCTGGCGATCCACCTGCTGAGCGAGCTGGATGCCGTTGCGCAGCAGCAGGGCCTGAGTGCCTGGGAGCCGGGGCTGGGCTTCGAGGTCAAGGCGCGCCTGCTCAAGCTGTTGCGGCAGAAATCCCAGCGCAGCGATGCCGACAAGACCACCCTGGCGCGACGCATGGAAGGCCTGCTGGCCGCCCTGGTCGCGATCGACCCTGTTCGCTCGGCCGTGCTGTGCGGCTGA